One region of Culex pipiens pallens isolate TS chromosome 2, TS_CPP_V2, whole genome shotgun sequence genomic DNA includes:
- the LOC120416622 gene encoding ankyrin repeat and SOCS box protein 13-like, whose amino-acid sequence MQRLEFVRMIGKRGAFWACEGNCCNLLKYLQTFYDYNTIRDPDRDSNPSMIHRAIYCKAYQALQLLLDVPCDPNIMDAFEHPPLFSTIDNLNIMKLLASHGAKFEQNTNHMLLCAVNYGSFDTVQYLIEKKFQVNMPSSYDGKTPLHLAAERNRFDVFKLLVSNGACLESIDKYTNTILHVAAKSGSKEMIQFIIANSKQNIDTQNDFGQTPLHIAAEAQRDEIIKLLVLKQADIKLNNCYGNNTLHYIASYGSSELFEYLIERGAELNSTNNIDETPFYIASKRNDLDLLKVLVDKGANIVDSGCVTLRNAAKFGFTKIVEYLIELSVDINSKNRLNETPLNYAVYGKQEETIKLLIRKMLNLRKLDLRAIQFYIVWFHLGQGN is encoded by the coding sequence ATGCAGCGATTAGAGTTTGTTCGAATGATTGGCAAGCGAGGAGCTTTTTGGGCATGTGAAGGAAATTGTTGTAATTTATTGAAGTATCTACAAACATTTTACGACTACAACACCATTCGTGACCCTGATCGTGATAGTAACCCATCAATGATCCACAGGGCAATTTATTGCAAAGCATACCAGGCTTTACAACTTTTGCTGGATGTTCCATGTGATCCAAATATAATGGATGCTTTTGAGCACCCTCCTTTGTTTAGTACGATCGACAATTTAAACATCATGAAGCTACTCGCTAGTCACGgagcaaaatttgaacaaaacacAAATCATATGTTGCTCTGTGCTGTTAATTACGGTTCTTTTGATACAGTGCAATACCTTATTGAAAAGAAATTTCAGGTAAACATGCCATCTAGTTACGATGGTAAAACTCCTCTTCATTTGGCAGCTGAACGGAATAGGTTTGATGTCTTCAAACTTTTGGTCTCCAATGGTGCTTGCCTAGAATCCATAGATAAATATACAAACACAATTTTACATGTTGCTGCCAAAAGTGGAAGTAAGGAAATGATTCAGTTCATCATTGCAAATTCGAAGCAAAATATCGACACTCAAAATGACTTTGGGCAAACTCCTCTTCATATCGCAGCAGAAGCACAAAGAGACGAAATAATTAAACTTCTTGTTTTAAAACAAGCGGATATCAAACTAAACAATTGTTATGGAAATAATACCTTACATTACATTGCAAGCTACGGATCAAGTGAATTATTTGAGTATCTTATTGAAAGAGGTGCTGAACTAAATAGCACGAATAATATAGATGAGACTCCTTTTTATATTGCATCAAAGAGAAATGACCTAGACCTTTTAAAAGTTCTGGTAGACAAAGGGGCAAACATTGTCGATTCAGGATGCGTAACCCTAAGAAACGCTGCCAAGTTTGGATTTACTAAAATTGTAGAATATTTGATAGAGCTAAGTGTTGATATAAACAGCAAGAACAGATTGAATGAAACTCCTCTAAATTATGCAGTTTATGGAAAGCAAGAAGAAACGATAAAGCTTCTTATCAGAAAAATGCTCAATTTGAGAAAGTTGGATTTACGGGCGATACAATTTTACATTGTGTGGTTCCATTTGGGACAAGGGAACTGA
- the LOC120416621 gene encoding uncharacterized protein LOC120416621 has translation MLAIHLAQKAFFKNRIFKLAFEMTAAEKFDDVVFYLKDSDEWLFIQVKHCQNNENVTAAMLDKTDDGDFSLLKYLESYCKIQDFMNPYEGRKKRFVIFTTRGVSKTLIGSCENVPVDTILDSWKDSSHNQLIPDSKKIILLSETTSTKFKELFNAIDSVVSNGRLSEIILDYRTPLRRFFRLAGEEVTLIDTLFEEDSNRKTRKLFDLLKHKFKGGSKIAKTHMDKIFAGESRQKYLPPVADQETVKQFFNDLILSVSQPKIDDLLTIIDEGMLVWMKGWIPPDDLGTLTQNQIELPRQKIENLFECWYKEQDATNGGHKKLITEQDTQKWMKSIENELNETIDQKHKRSCASLKVIENYYIERRISCSSKGNKSNKQIFNQIVFDEISETKFIEQLFTKFQHQQCFILIAEPGMGKSALWQNMAYYAQRKYTNKFVFLLYLNNFRDELATLKTIDDVLKVFGSYVSTANHKYLKNEDTEVILFLDAFDELLPENMDVFTSAMNILLEKKKLKLFVSGRQRVQEKLEKSLSVEALSVLPLSDEDQQNFLIRFWISHGVLSDNIEEISKLFLTKFNKGILSKQFEFLGKPLLIRMLADIYLDSIKDIISTDCGMETVFDDHLTIVDIYDTFINKSLRETYTKINNIPFESTIPRTGTHSVKNWRHSYQLIALEDQVPKKLLDLIVDEDFKTEVTEIRQEIINHKDETLIIEVVNNCARFTHISYSEYLVARYIFEYIGKTEKSKCWNKINTYLKRAEVVRIFIF, from the coding sequence ATGTTGGCGATACATCTCGCGCAGAAagcctttttcaaaaatagaatCTTCAAATTAGCGTTTGAAATGACCGCTGCCGAGAAATTTGATGATGTGGTTTTTTATCTCAAGGACTCGGACGAATGGCTATTTATTCAGGTAAAACATTGCCAAAATAACGAAAATGTGACCGCTGCTATGCTCGACAAAACTGATGATGGTGATTTTTCATTGTTAAAGTATTTGGAATCGTATTGTAAGATTCAGGATTTCATGAACCCATATGAAGGAAGGAAAAAGAGATTCGTTATTTTTACCACAAGAGGAGTTAGTAAAACGTTGATCGGTAGTTGTGAAAACGTACCTGTAGATACAATTTTAGATTCTTGGAAGGATAGCTCACATAATCAATTGATACcggattcgaaaaaaataattttattgtctGAAACTACCAGTACAAAATTTAAAGAACTGTTTAATGCAATTGACAGTGTAGTTTCAAATGGAAGACTAAGCGAAATTATTCTTGATTATAGAACACCTTTAAGAAGATTTTTTAGATTAGCTGGTGAGGAAGTCACTCTTATTGATACATTATTTGAAGAAGATAGCAATCGTAAAACTAGAAAGCTGTTTGATCTACTAAAGCATAAATTTAAAGGGGGGTCAAAGATTGCTAAAACACACATGGATAAAATTTTTGCCGGCGAATCTCGACAAAAATACTTGCCGCCAGTTGCGGATCAGGAAACCGTAAAGCAGTTTTTCAATGATCTAATATTGTCAGTTTCACAACCCAAAATTGATGATTTGCTGACCATAATTGATGAGGGAATGCTAGTGTGGATGAAAGGTTGGATACCACCTGATGATTTGGGTACGTTAACACAAAATCAGATAGAGCTTCccagacagaaaattgaaaatctgttTGAATGTTGGTATAAAGAACAAGATGCAACGAATGGTGGACATAAAAAGCTCATTACGGAACAGGATACTCAGAAATGGATGAAATCAATCGAAAATGAACTAAATGAAACAATTGATCAAAAACACAAACGGTCTTGTGCTAGTTtgaaagtgattgaaaattattatatCGAACGAAGAATTTCATGCTCCTCAAAAGGTAATAAGTCCAATAAGCAAATATTTAACCAAATTGTATTTGACGAAATAAGTGAAACCAAATTTATTGAACAACTCTTTACCAAGTTTCAGCATCAACAATGTTTCATTTTGATTGCCGAGCCTGGTATGGGGAAAAGTGCTCTCTGGCAAAATATGGCATACTATGCTCAAAGGAAGTACACgaataagtttgtttttttactttatttaaataactttcgAGATGAGCTCGCCACGTTAAAAACAATTGATGATGTCCTTAAGGTTTTCGGGAGTTATGTTTCAACTGCCAatcacaaatatttgaaaaatgaagatACAgaagttattttgtttttggatGCATTTGATGAACTGTTACCTGAAAACATGGATGTTTTCACATCTGCCATGAATATTTTGCTAGAAAAGAAGAAATTGAAGCTGTTTGTGAGTGGTAGGCAAAGGGTACaggaaaaattggaaaaaagtttaagtgttgAAGCTTTGTCGGTTCTGCCATTAAGTGATGAGGACCAGCAAAATTTTCTTATCAGGTTTTGGATTTCACATGGAGTTTTATCTGATAATATTgaagaaatttcaaaactatttttaacaaagtttAACAAAGGAATTTTAAGCAAACAGTTTGAATTTCTTGGCAAGCCGCTTTTGATAAGAATGTTGGCTGATATTTATTTAGATTCTATTAAAGATATAATATCTACTGATTGTGGCATGGAAACCGTATTTGATGATCACCTAACGATTGTTGATATTTATGACACGTTCATAAACAAAAGTTTACGGGAGACTTATactaaaataaataacattCCTTTTGAATCGACAATTCCAAGAACAGGTACACATAGTGTGAAAAACTGGAGACATTCTTATCAGTTGATTGCGTTAGAAGATCAGGTTCCTAAAAAGCTACTTGATCTTATTGTTGATGAAGATTTTAAAACGGAAGTGACTGAAATTCGCCAAGAAATTATTAATCATAAAGATGAAACTCTTATCATTGAAGTTGTTAATAATTGCGCTAGATTTACTCACATATCGTACAGCGAGTATTTAGTTGCTAGATACATTTTCGAATACATTGGCAAAACGGAGAAATCAAAATGTTGGAACAAAATAAATACGTATCTCAAGCGAGCCGAGGTTGttcgcatttttattttttaa